One Parashewanella spongiae genomic window, GACCAGCTTGGCGTAATTTTTCGTAAGCACCTCGTGATAGATACTTGCTTCGACGTTGACTTAAGCGACGATGCCAGCGATAGAACCGGTTTACTACAAATCCATTTATTCTGAAAAATACACCTCTGGGATAACCTATCTCACCAAAATAGTGTTTCCATCCCCTCAGAACTTGATTAACCTTATTTATCAGTACGCCAAGTGTATTTGAGGTTCGGTGTTTCACTATGTCTCTGATTTTATTTTTCAGCTTTGTTTGGCTCTTCTTAGACGCCTGTATCTTGATGTAACTGGTGCCTTTGATGAGGCCTGTGATCCGTTGAAAGTTAAAACCGAGGAAATCAAACTCATTCATCAGCTTTCCCATATCCACACAGTGGGTTTTACTTTGATTTAGCTTCAGACCTTCATCACTTAATTGCTGTGTTATCCAGTCCAGTTGCTCTTGTGTGTAGGTTTGCTTATGGAGTACAACAAAATCATCTGCATAGGTAACGATTTTACACGGTGTTTTTTCGTGTATTTTCAAACAGAAATCGTTGAGATAGATGTTAGCCAGTAGTGGAGAGATAACTCCGCCTTGCGGAGTGCCACATCGGCTTGCTTCTATTCGCCATTTTCTGTTGACCGTCTCTACGCTGATGGGCGCTTTGATAAAGCTTTTCAGCAAACTCAGAAAGCTGCTGTCGCTTATTCGCCTTTCTATTTTTGCCATCAACTTAGCGTGCGGGATGGTATCGAAATAGGCACTCAAGTCAGCATCGAGTACGTGCTGGTAGCCTTGTTTTAGGCTCATTTCAATGACTTTAACCGCTTGCTGGGCGCTTCGACATGGACGATAACCATAACTGTGTTCATGTAAATGAGGTTCGTAGACGGGTTGCATCACTATTGTCATCGCCATTTGCACAATTCTGTCACTGATTATCGGGATCCCAAGTTTCCGCGTTTTGCCGTTGTCTTTGAGTATTTCTACTCGTTTGACTGGGCTAGTAGTCCATTCAAGAACAAATAATGACCGAATGGTTATATCCTAACAACTCCTGAACACAAGAAACACTGGAGTTGTTATGAGGGTTAAATACCACGTTCGTTTGAGTAATGA contains:
- the ltrA gene encoding group II intron reverse transcriptase/maturase; amino-acid sequence: MTIRSLFVLEWTTSPVKRVEILKDNGKTRKLGIPIISDRIVQMAMTIVMQPVYEPHLHEHSYGYRPCRSAQQAVKVIEMSLKQGYQHVLDADLSAYFDTIPHAKLMAKIERRISDSSFLSLLKSFIKAPISVETVNRKWRIEASRCGTPQGGVISPLLANIYLNDFCLKIHEKTPCKIVTYADDFVVLHKQTYTQEQLDWITQQLSDEGLKLNQSKTHCVDMGKLMNEFDFLGFNFQRITGLIKGTSYIKIQASKKSQTKLKNKIRDIVKHRTSNTLGVLINKVNQVLRGWKHYFGEIGYPRGVFFRINGFVVNRFYRWHRRLSQRRSKYLSRGAYEKLRQAGLEYLPTTR